Genomic segment of Vibrio celticus:
GCCTGCACGGTCAAATGCGGCTGCCATTTCAACGTGAGAGTTAACACCCTGCTCACGTAGAATCGCCATTTTAGGCTTAGCGCCCGTGTTGATGTAAGGAGCAGCAATGTCTTCGTTTACGTCAAAGCTTAGTTTCACGTTCAGACCTGGGTCTGAGTTGTCTTTCTTCGCTTCGTGTTCTTGGTCAGCACACACTGGGTTATCACGTAGACCTTGCATCTTGTGCGTTGTCTCAGCCCAGATAGTACGTAGTTCAGTACGGTTACGTTCAATTACTACAGACTCACCAGACTTAATCACTAGCTCATCAGAAGCTTCAACAGAACCAATGACATGTGAACACGTTTCTAGACCGTTTTCTGTAAGAGTAGCAAGTACTGCGTCTAGGTCATCGTTGCGAACTTGGATTACAGCACCCAGCTCTTCGTTGAATAGTACCGCAAGCGTATCTTCGCCTAACGCCGCAATATCAGCGTTAACACCACAGTGACCTGCGAACGCCATTTCTGCTAGCGTTACGAATAGACCACCATCGCCTTTATCGTGGTAAGCGACAACTTGGTCGTTCGCTACAAGTGCTTGAACGCCTTCGTAGAAACCTTTTAGTTGCGCTGCGTTGTCTACGTCTGCTGGCTTATCACCAAGCTGCTTGTAAACCTGTGCAAGTGCTGTCGCACCCATACGGTTTTTGCCGTTACCTAGGTCGATAAGAACCAGTGAAGTGTCACCTTTGTCAGTGCGAAGCTGAGGAGTAATCGTCTTACGAACGTCTTCAACACGTGCAAACGCTGTGATAACAAGAGATAGCGGAGAGGTTACTTCTTTCTGCTCGCCGTTCTCTTCCCACTTAGTCTTCATCGACATTGAGTCTTTACCCACAGGGATAGTTAGACCTAGTGCTGGACATAGTTCTTCACCCACCGCTTTAACCGCTTCGTAAAGACCTGCATCTTCACCTGGGTGACCCGCTGGAGACATCCAGTTAGCCGACAGTTTAATGTGTTTGATATCGCCAATGTTAGTCGCTGCGATGTTAGTAATTGCTTCACCAACCGCTAGACGAGCCGATGCACCGAAGTCTAGAAGTGCAACTGGCGTACGCTCACCAAGAGACATAGCCTCACCGTGGTAAGAGTCGTAGCTTGCCGCTGTTACAGCACAGTTAGCAACAGGAACCTGCCATGGGCCAACCATTTGGTCACGAGCTACAAGGCCTGTTACCGAGCGGTCACCGATGGTGATAAGGAATGTTTTCTCAGCGACGGTTGGCAAGCGAAGAACACGGTCAACCGCTTCGTTCATCTCGATGCCAGAACGGTCAATCGCAGGGTTGTTCGCTTTTAGCGTTTTCGCATCACGGTGCATCTTAGGTGTTTTACCTAATAGGATGTCCATTGGCATGTCGATTGGCGTGTTGTCGAAGTGTGAATCTTCTAGTTTAAGTTCACGCTCTTCCGTTGCTTTACCTACGACTGCGTATGGTGCACGCTCACGCTTACAAATCGCGTCGAATGTTGCCATGTCTTTATCAGCAACCGCCATTACGTAACGCTCTTGAGATTCGTTACACCAGATCTCAAGTGGGCTCATACCCGGCTCATCGTTTGGTACGTCACGTAGGTTGAAGATACCGCCACGCTCACCGTCGTCTACTAGCTCAGGAAGTGCGTTCGAGATACCGCCCGCGCCCACATCGTGGATGAATGCGATTGGGTTCGCATCACCTAGCTGCCAACAACGGTCAATAACTTCCTGACAACGACGCTCCATCTCTGGGTTTTCACGTTGTACAGAAGCGAAATCAAGATCTTCAGAAGAAGAACCAGAATCCATTGAAGATGCCGCACCGCCGCCAAGGCCGATGTTCATCGCAGGACCACCAAGAACGATTAGGCTTGCACCTACCGGGATCTCTTTCTTCTGAACGTGCTCATCACGGATGTTGCCAAGACCACCAGCTAGCATGATTGGTTTGTGGTAACCACGCACTTCTTCACCTGCGTGAGAGTTTACTTTCTCTTCGTAAGTACGGAAGTAGCCAAGTAGGTTTGGACGACCAAATTCGTTGTTGAATGCCGCGCCACCAAGAGGACCTTCAAGCATGATATCCAGAGCAGTAACGATACGGCTTGGCTTACCAAAGTCAGTTTCCCAAGGTTGAACGAAGTTCGGGATCTTAAGGTTAGATACAGAGAAAGCAACAAGACCCGCTTTTGGCTTACCACCAATACCGGTTGCGCCTTCATCACGGATTTCACCGCCTGAACCTGTCGATGCGCCCGGCCACGGAGAGATTGCCGTTGGGTGGTTGTGCGTTTCAACTTTCATCAAGATGTGTGTTTTCTCTTGGTGGTAGCTGTACTGGCGAGTTTCTGGATCTGGGAAGAAACGACCGACTTCAGAACCAGTCATTACCGCTGCGTTATCTTTATAAGCAGACAGAACGTGCTCTGGTGTCGTTTCAAAGGTGTTCTTAATCATCTTGAACAATGATTTTTCTTGTTTAACGCCATCGATAGTCCAATCAGCGTTAAAGATCTTGTGACGACAGTGCTCTGAGTTCGCTTGTGCAAACATCATTAGCTCGATGTCAGTCGGGTTACGACCTAGCTTCTCAGTGAAGCTTTCAAGAAGGTAATCAATCTCATCTTCTGCAAGTGCAAGACCTAGGGTAACGTTTGCTTTTTCAAGCGCTTTACGTCCGCCAGTTAGTAGGTCAACTTCCGCATAAGGAGCAGGCTCAGCAACGGTAAATAGTGCCGCCGCTGATTCGAAGTCAGTGAAAACCACTTCCATCATACGGTCGTGCAGGATTGCTTTCAGCTCAACAAGTTGAAGCTCAGAAAGTTCAGCAGAGGTTTCAATGTAGAAAGCAGTACCGCGCTCTAGACGTGACACTTTAGCCAGTCCGCAGTTGTGTGCGATATCTGTTGATTTTGAAGACCAAGGCGAGATAGTGCCCGGGCGTGGCGTTGCAAGCAGCAGTAAACCTTCAGGTTCATGCTCTTCAATCGTTGGACCGTAAGTCAGTAGCTTTTCTAGCTTCTCAACTTCAGACTCATCTAGGTCTGCCGTTAGATCAGCAAAGTGGGCAAACTCAGCGTAAATACCTGTTACAGGTAAGCTTAATTCACGACAAAGCTCTAAAAGCTTGTTAACACGAAACTCAGATAGAGCTGGGGAGCCACGCAAAATTCTCATGTGCTTACGTCTCTTATGCAGTTGATTAAGGTAGTATTGGAATAAATTCAGTGGGTTATAGGAACAACCTAACTGTTTTCTTCGAAGCTATTCCCGAAGGTTGCCAAACCTATGCCGATTCCACCTCTTCAATGCGAGCGCATTATAAAGCATTTCTTTTTGTGACGTAACACCAAAAGCAACCGTTTGCGTGATTTTTTTTATCTTTCTGCGTAAATGGTACTTTTGCTGCATTTATCACCACTTTTACAACTGTTTAATTAAACCTGCTTTGCCAGCCTTGCGGGGTTTGGTATAAAGGGGCTTCCACTTTTCGAGATTTCATTTTGATGCCTAAATTTACGCTCATCTTTTCGTCTAAGTTCCTTCTGCTCGCCATCGCCCTATTTGGGTTGGCTGGATGTCAGATTGAATCTGAACCTAAAAGTGTCCTTGAGCAGATACGAGATCGTGGCGTTCTTCGTGTCGGCACCCTAAATAACCAACTCTCTTATTACATCGGTCCTGATGGTCCTGCTGGCTTGGATTACGAATTAGCTCGTGAATTTGCGCAGGAGCTTGGTGTAAAGCTTGAGGTTAAACCCGCTTACCGTTTATCTGGCCTGTTCCCTGCCCTGCAGAAAGGCGAAATCGATCTTATCGCAACCGGCTTAACGCAAAACAATAAACTGACACGCGCTTATCGCGCCGCACCTGCTTATTATTATGTAAGCCAACAGGTCGTATACAAAAAAGGCCAGTGGCGACCAAGAAACCTTGAACAACTGATCAAGTTTGAGAATGAGCGTCAGGCTGAGTTTGTAAAAGCGCAAACTGAATCAGAAGAGGCGGCGTCTACTGACACATTAACGCCATCTTTGGTTGTAGTGAAAGACTCACACTTTGAGCCAACACTAAAGCAGCTGCAAAAAACACACGATGACTTTATCTATGATGCGGTCGGCAATGCTGATATCAATGACCTGCTTAAAGAAGTCTCGACTGGGGAGCGCTTATTCACTGTGGCTGACTCAATTGAGCTGTCACTGGCACAACGTTTATACCCAGACGTAGCTTTGGCTTTTGAACTGACAGAAGACCAACCTATCTCTTGGTATTTGCAGAAGTCTGAAGATGAAAGCCTTTATGCTCTGTTGATTGAGTTCTTCGGTAACCTAAAACAGTCTGGTGAACTCGCTTCACTGGAAGAGAAATACATCGGCCACATCGGTACTTTTGACTACGTTGATACTCGCGCCTTTATCCGCGCACTGGACAGCAAACTACCAAAATGGTCGCCGTTGTTTCAGAAGTACTCACAAGAGTTTGATTGGCGTTTGATTGCTGCATTGGCATACCAAGAGTCACACTGGAACCCTGTTGCGCGCTCGCCAACTGGAGTGCGAGGCATGATGATGCTAACACTGCCTACTGCGAAGAGTGTTGGTGTAACCAACCGTCTTGACCCGAAACAGTCAGTACAAGGCGGTGTTGAATACCTGCGTCGTATCGTGAACCGAGTACCAGATTCAATCACACAACATGAAAAGATCTGGTTCGCCCTTGCTTCATACAATGTCGGTTACGGGCACATGATGGACGCGCGTCGTCTCACGAAGGCACAAGGCGGAGATCCTGATGCTTGGGGCGATGTAAAAGACCGGTTGCCTCTATTGAGACAGAAGAAGTACTACAGTAAGACTCGTTATGGGTATGCGCGTGGTGATGAAGCAAGGAATTACGTTGAGAACATTCGCCGTTATTACCAGAGCATCATTGGCCATGTCAATAAGCGCAATAAAGAGCAAGAAGCGAGCCTTGAAGGTTTGGTGGTGATCCCGCCTTTAGAAACCTCAGGTGCTGAATCAAGCATTAGTGCTGCTCAATCGACAGTAAGCAGTTCGGAACCTTCGCAGTAGATACTAAAAGAGCAATGCCATTAAGCATTGCTCTTTTTTATTGTGCTTTTTATAACTGCGCGAAAAAGAACAAGCTCGACAAAAGGCCATGAAACTCGATGTGTCATATTGCAGTAACAATCGAACTTTATAACGGCACACCATAATCAAAAATTACGTTCTGTTGCACATCAGTGCTGGCTTTAGACTAGAACTGCTCTTCTATTTAAGCCAAGCGTACGACAAGCCAAACAAACGAATAACACTATAATTAAATCGTTAGTCCAAACTAAAAAGTCAGACGACAAATAGGAAATCATTGAAATGATGAAGAAACTGAAATCGAAACGCCTTGATAAGACCGTTGCTGCAAACCGTCGTAAGCGTATGCTTTCAAATAATAAGAAGAAGATCATTTGGCGCAATCGCGCTTTCATGCAGATGATTGCTGAGTAAATGTAATTACCAAGTCAGTTTGCTTGGCACTCTTGCGATTGAGAGTGCCGAAAGCACGCTGCTATTTCTTATTGCCAGCCTTCATCTCCGCTTCTAAACGCTGCTCTTCCAACAGACGTTCTTGCTTTCGCTTCTCTTTTATCTCTTTTCTACGACGCTTGAAAAACGCTTGTAATTGCTCACGGCACTCTTCCTCTAACAAACCATGTTCAACGTCGGCATAGTGGTATGAGGCTTGGCTTTCAAACAAATTCAACACTGTACCTGCAGCGCCCGCTTTTAAGTCTGGAGCACCAAACACAATTCGCTTTACTCGGCTGTGTAGCAAGGCACCTGCGCACATTGGGCAAGGTTCTAGCGTAACGTATAAAGTGGTATCGAGTAGCCGATAGTTTTCTAAGGTTTGACCGGCTTTACGCAAGGTTTCAATTTCTGCGTGTGCCGTTGCATCATGGCTGCCAATCGAACGGTTCCATCCTTCAGAGATAATCTCCTCATCTTTCACTAATACAGCACCCACAGGAACCTCTCCCTCACTCTCTGCTTGCTTAGCTACCTCAATGGCGCGTCGCATGAAGATTTCATCTTGAGGGGTGAATTGATGGTTTGACAAAGGGAACTCCAGAAACAAAGGATAAAAACGAAAATAGGTATGCGGTGAAGCATACCTAATCTTCGTGATAATGAACAATAAAGAGATAATAAACAACAAGAGACAATGAACCATTGCCGCTTGCTGGTTGGTTGGTCGAACTGTTAGCTATTAGCGTCTTCTGTGTCATCGACTATTGGCGTCGCTTTGATACTCACAATGCGATTGTTCTCAACAGAGATGATTTCAAACTGCCACTGCTGGTATTGAACAACTTCGCCTGCATCAGGTAAACGCCCTATTAACCAAGTCACAAGGCCATTCAACGTTTGGAAGCTCTCGCTTTCACCCTCAAAATCCGACAGCTCTAAACGGTTCTTCAGTTCACTGATAGGAATCAATCCATCCACCAACAAACCGTCTTCCACTTGCTCGGTCCAAAGATCGTTCGGGTTATTCGATAACTCGCCAGCAATCGCCTCAAGAATATCGTAGTGAGTAACAAGACCTTGAACATCACCATACTCGTCGACAATGAAAGCCATCTCGGTACCCGACTCTTTAAAGTAGCCAAGTAAACGCAGAGCTTTCATCGATTCTGGAACATAGATCGGCGAGCGAGACAGCCCCATGATCACTTGAATGCTCAAATTGCCCGCCTGATTCAGCAAAGCTTTAGCTGATACTGTACCCACCACTTTATTGAGGTGATCTTGGCACAATGGAAACACACTGTGTTTTGATGAACGCAGTTTCTTTAAGATTTGCTCAACGGGTTGGTCGACATCCAGAAAATCGATGTCTCGACGCGGAGTCATCAATGAGCTCACAAGGCGATCATCAAGCTGCAAGATATTACGAATCATTTCTTGTTCGCCGCGTTCAATCACACCCGATTCAGAGCCCTCTTTCACAAGTGCATGGATATCATCTTCAGTAACGCTATCTTCTTCACCGCCTCGGCCCATCAACTTAAGAATACCTTCCGTTGAAGCCGACAACGCAAACACAAACGGCGTCGCGATTTTAGATAACCAGAAGATTGGCAGCGCGACTAACACAGCAATGTTTTCAGCTTGAGACTGAGCAAAACGCTTTGGTACCAACTCACCGACAACGATGGCGAAATAAGTAATACCCACCACCACAACCGCAGTAGACAATATGTTCGCTTGTGTTGGGTCTAATCCCCACAATTCAAGTTGAGCGGCCAGTGGAGCCGATAGCGTCGCCTCGCCAACAATACCGCTGAGTAGGCCGATTACCGTGATACCGATTTGGATTGTAGAAAGGAAGCGGGTTGGGTTTTCTTTGAGCTCTAGAGCAACCTGAGCGGAGCGGTGTTTTTCGGCTAAGCGTTTCAGCCGACTATTTTTTGCTGCTACCAATGCAATCTCTGACATGGCAAACAGACCATTTAAAACAATTAACCCTACTAAAAGCAGAATCTTCATGTGGCTTGGATTTCCTAAATTTACCGGCCAACAATTAGCCGTAATCCGGAGTATAAGCTGAGTGCCATTATTTTGAATATAAAAATTTTTGGATATAGAAAGTTTTGGATATAAAAACCTTGGATATAAAAAAACGGAAAAAATAGCGAAAAAAAAGCCCGCACATTTCGGTGCGGGCTTCGATGATTTTTATGTTACTTACTTTTGCTTTTCTTACTTCGCTTACATTGTGTAAGTGTAAGGTGCTTGGATACCTAGTGGGATACCAAGAGCCCAGTAAGCTAGCAAGAAGATAGACCAACCGATTAGCATAGCAATCGAGAATGGCATCATTAGAGAAGCTAGAGTACCGATACCTGTCGACTTAACGTAGCGCTGACAGTAAACAACAACCAGTGGGAAGAACACCATTAGTGGAGAGATGATGTTAGACACTGAGTCACCTACACGGTAAGCCGCTTGAGATAGCTCAGGAGAGATACCCACAACCATTAGCATTGGAACTAGGATAGGACCAATCAGTGCCCACTTAGCTGAAGCAGAACCAACAAGAAGGTTAACTGCAGCCGTTAGTAGAATCATACCAACAACCGTTGCTTCACCTGGAAGGTCCATCGCTTTCAAGCCTTCAGCACCGTAAAGTGCCAGCATAGTACCGATGTTTGATTGAGCGAATGCAGATAGGAACTGAGCACAGAAGAACGACATTACAATGTATGCGCCCATCGTTGCCATCGTCTCAGACATTGCTTTGATAACATCATTACTATTCTTGAATGTACCCGCTACACGGCCGTAGACGATACCCGGAATAATAAACAGGATGAAGATCAGAGGAACAATAGACTTCATCACTGGTGCTGAGAACGCCGTTAGTTCGCCTTCAGGTGAACGAAGTGCTGAGTTTTCAGGCATTAGAGCCGCGATAAGCAGACCAATACCGGCAACCATTGCCCAACCAGCGAATTTGAATGCTTTAGATTCAATGGCTGTGAACGTACCTAGATCAGGTGCTTGTTCTGCATCTTCATCTACAGGCGTATTAGCAAGACGAGGCTCGATAATTTTCTCTGTAACGTACCAACCAATTGCCACAATTAGAATTGAAGACAAACCAGTAAAGAAGATGTTCGCTAGAGGGTTGATCACATATGCAGGGTCAAGAACGTTTGCCGCTGTTTGAGTGAAACCAGCTAGTAGCGGGTCAATACCTGAAGGGATGAAGTTTGCAGAGAAACCACCTGATACACCAGCAAACGCTGCTGCAATACCCGCAAGAGGGTGACGACCCGCAGCGTGGAAGATGATACCGCCAAGAGGGATTACTAGAACGTAACCTGCATCTGCTGCTGTGTGAGACACGATAGCAACGAGGATTAGCATTGGCGTTAGTAGCTTAGCTGGCGTGAAGTTAAGCATCTTCTTAAGGCCAGTCGTAATGAAGCCTGAAGAGTCAGCAACGCCCACACCTAGCATAGCAACAAGTACGATGCCTAGAGGTGCGAAGCCTGTGAACGTGGTAACCATATTCGCTAGGAAGCTAGCAAGCGCTTCACCAGTTAGTAGGTTGTTTACTTCAAGAGCAGCACCCGTTTGAGGGTTGATTAAGTCGAATGAAAGATTCGATAAAAGTGCAGATGCTACCCATACAATAACTAGAGCCCAGAAGAACAGGATTGCTGGATCTGGAATTTTGTTGCCGGCGCGTTCAATGAAGTTTAGAAAGCGGTCCATACCACTGATCTTGTCAGTCGATGGTGCTTTTTTTACGGCTTGGTTACTCATGGTAACTCCATATGTGATGTTGTTTTGTTTAGGCCTAATATAAGTTTTGACCACGGCCTATTGGTACAGCATATATTCTATTAAAGTCGTTATTAAAAAGCACAAGATTCCACCTAATTTTCCATAAATGGAGACATATTTTGCAAAAATACCATACAACCACAACAATATAAAAACACAAAAAACACCATTCCATATACAGAGTTTTAACTAGCACGTAAACAATGTCCGAGGAGTGAAAATTATCAGTAAAAGGGGTGGCATGAGCCTTGGCATGCAGTAAACGTTTGCTTGAGGGTCAATCAAACTCACTGTATTTGGAGAGCATAGTTTCGAGGTAAATACTTTGTGCGTGGTTCATACGATCTTGCCATGCAATTGTGACAGTAATGCTTTTTAATGCGCTAGACAGAGCACCGTTTGCATTAGTCACTTCACAAGTCATGGCATAGGCAGAACCCGACAAACCAGATAAAGGTTCTGAACTTGCTGTGTTGAGACAATGACTCGCCTGATTTAGTTCCGAGAAAGGAATTAGACCTACCGCCCCACTCACATTAGACGCCCGAGTTCGATAATACTCCATCTGCCTTTCAGCAAAATGCAGCGCCTCTACGCTGTGGAGCGCAAAATCCGATTTTTGTTCAGCGTAGACCTGCAATTTAACCAGCCCTAGTGAGGCAACACCAATCAACAGAAAAGAGATAAGAGCCTCTATCAAGCTAAAACCTGAGTTCTTAGAAATCATTCCATGATCCTCGCTTCCACTTCGCTTTCAAAGGAGCACTATGAGGATTGTATTCACCGGTATAATCCAAATTGATTGAACCCTGAATTGTCGATAACCCACCAACGGAATCAAAGAACATCCCTCCTTTAGGGAAAAAAGAAGCAAATCCAATATAAACCGAATTACTCTGAACTAAATCAGTAATAGGAATTGTATCTGGAACTTTAGCCCATAAACCACTCAGTAGGTCGGTATCAGTATCGGGAGAGTTAGTGTTATCGAATACGGTCATATCATTTAGATGATAGAAAGACCCGTCAAATACGCTCGCGTTACCATTCGCAACGATGCCGTCCTGAATCACTAAAGAGCGAGGCGTAATAACCCCTGGGATAGGTTCAACTACATTAATCGCAGGTGAATAAACGACACAATCACCTATAACCCATACCTTATTCTCCCCACTTGAAAAGGCATCATTAATGGCTTTGCTACACTTATTTCCTTCATATTCACCATCAACCAAATCAATATGCTTAGGGGGGGCAACTGTCCGATCAATAAGGTCTATAACATGATAATCAAGCTTAATTTGGTCAATGTTCTCCGACGTCTTTGGCACTCCAAAGTAATTAGAGAACGTATCGATATCCGGATCGAATTTGAAATCTGATTGAAAAGAGTTTGAAGGCAGCGCCCCAACGGAGTCGATGGTTGCATCATTGCTAATATTGGTGGTTTGTTGGCAAGACTCAAACGTAGGAAAAGGAGGTGACTCTGGAGTAATGGTCTTCAAACGTCCTCCTCCATTTTGCTTATAGATGACACTATCTAAAAATCGAACCGAGACACACTCGTTAATACCATCAACAGCAGTAAGACCAATATCAGGATTAATATCGATATTGTGATCAGAAATAAATTCTAAACTCGAATTTGTTTGCATTACTCCTAATCCCGAAGCGTCTTCAAAACTAATCTCTTTGTTCAGCGATAAAGACTCAGAACTCGACACCAATATATTCGGCGTGAGTGCTTCTGATCCCAACGTAACGACTTTCGACTGCTGACAATAATCCATTAAATCATTGGGAATAGCAGTCAGATCATTTTCAGCGATGTAAGTGAAGCCACACTCCAAGCCACCTTCCGAGCGCCAGTGGGCTTTGCGACCTTCGACCTCATTTTGAGCCACTTTGATCTGATGAAAAACACTGCGGTATGAACCTAGCGTCACCACCAGCGCACCAATTAAAAGCACAGATGTAATCAACAAGGTCACCACACCACGCTGGTTTCTCAACATCATCATTGCCAGTTCCTTTGTTTAATGGAGACCGAAAGCGATTTAGAAACACCCGCGGTTGGAATTGAAGCTGTGATATTGATATCAGTGAGCATGGTCTTGATAGAGTTTTGCCCTAATGCCTGAGAATTAATCTTGAACTCGTCCACTTCGATAAGACTGTCATCGAACAATGAATAACACGATGTGACTTCATTGAACGAAAGGAGGTCATCTGAAACAAGCATGCCTTTTTCACATATTTGTAGCCGAGTCCCATCCTTGCGGTAAACGATATGTCGATGATCTTTATCGCTACTCGACCCTTCTCGGAAATAAACAAAACCCACCGCCACACCGCCACTGACTTGAATGGTGTCACTCGCGCCAGATAACTTGATTGAGTAACCGTTTGAACCATCGTAACCCGCTCGTTGGATATCCTCTTTCATGACCTGCATGGTGCTTGTTAGATTTTGTAGCAGCAATAATTCAATGCCTTTGTCTTTGGCAATTCTCTGCCCTGTTATAAAGACACTGCCAATAATCGAAATCGCAAACACACCAATCACAGACGCCACCATTAACTCAATTAATGATGTGCCTTGCTGTTTACTAGGCGCTACCACAATCGGTCTAACACGCATCATAGCCATACTGCGCACTCGACTCACCGCACACCTTAATTCGCCCAGGAGGGCTGGATAATTTAACCAACAATCTGTCTGTGGACGCTGTGTTTGGAGAAAGATAAATCGTCCCTCTGGCTGGCCGCCCTCTCACACTCTCAAAGCTAATTCTTGCGCCTGTGTAGTTATGAGAAAACGAGACATCTCGAAACGGTTGACCCGATAACATCATCAGCGTTTCGCCGGAGAGATCTTCGGACGGCTTCAGCAACAAACTCCACTCCCCTGTAGATTGCTCTTCATTTTTATCCATGGAGAAATGAACCCAAAGATCTTGATTCCTTTTCACCGATTCAGACTTAGCTTGAATTAAAAAACCATTCAACTCACTAGCGAGTCGCTGCATCTTGACGGTTTGAGTCACCGAGCTAAAACTCGGGGCAGCCGTCGCTATCAGTATCGACAAAACCGATACTGTTATTAACAGCTCTAATAAAGTAAACCCGCGAGTCATTTCCCAAATTCCTATGTAATCTGATGCGTAACCGTATTTAATCTTGCGCCGATGCTACCACCAGAGAAAAATGGGCAGAGCTATGAAAGGAAACTACTCGCGATGATTCGAAGAAATATATGCAACAGCAACAACTTAAGCATTAAAGGAATGACATTGATCGAATTATTGATCGCTGTCGCCATCGTGGGGATACTCGGTGCTATTGCCTATCCAAGTTATACAAACCATGTAATCAAGGCGCATCGAGTCACAGCGATGGCTGATATGACCAAGATAC
This window contains:
- a CDS encoding PilW family protein, whose translation is MAMMRVRPIVVAPSKQQGTSLIELMVASVIGVFAISIIGSVFITGQRIAKDKGIELLLLQNLTSTMQVMKEDIQRAGYDGSNGYSIKLSGASDTIQVSGGVAVGFVYFREGSSSDKDHRHIVYRKDGTRLQICEKGMLVSDDLLSFNEVTSCYSLFDDSLIEVDEFKINSQALGQNSIKTMLTDINITASIPTAGVSKSLSVSIKQRNWQ
- a CDS encoding GspH/FimT family pseudopilin: MTRGFTLLELLITVSVLSILIATAAPSFSSVTQTVKMQRLASELNGFLIQAKSESVKRNQDLWVHFSMDKNEEQSTGEWSLLLKPSEDLSGETLMMLSGQPFRDVSFSHNYTGARISFESVRGRPARGTIYLSPNTASTDRLLVKLSSPPGRIKVCGESSAQYGYDAC